A genomic window from Planococcus rifietoensis includes:
- a CDS encoding potassium channel family protein, which translates to MKLRNFFYEVFLFLLVIVSVVIALVSNERFTLVHWIIWGIFFVDYFIRFFAAERKWHFIKSHPLELIAIIPLDAIYQAARFFMFFRMLKLWGILPRFLRPVYAVLKTNGLEKLLIFAVILIFLVPIPMILIEPQIVNYTDAIWWAIVTITTVGYGDITPETGVGRLLAVILMFVGIGIIGTFTSAISAYFASRRRALEEDHVLDIVNSIKKIEKLTVEDHQLIQRYLKKKME; encoded by the coding sequence ATGAAATTACGCAATTTCTTTTACGAGGTATTCCTGTTCCTGCTGGTAATTGTTTCTGTCGTCATTGCGCTCGTTTCCAACGAACGTTTCACTTTAGTTCATTGGATCATCTGGGGGATTTTCTTCGTTGATTATTTCATCCGCTTCTTTGCCGCTGAACGCAAATGGCATTTTATTAAGTCCCACCCATTGGAATTGATCGCCATCATTCCGCTGGATGCGATTTATCAGGCGGCGCGCTTTTTCATGTTTTTCCGGATGTTGAAATTATGGGGCATCCTCCCCCGCTTTTTGAGGCCTGTGTATGCCGTCCTAAAAACGAATGGCTTGGAAAAGCTGCTGATTTTCGCGGTCATTTTGATTTTCCTTGTGCCAATCCCAATGATCCTAATCGAACCCCAAATCGTTAATTACACCGATGCCATCTGGTGGGCTATTGTGACGATTACGACTGTCGGATATGGCGATATCACCCCTGAAACCGGCGTCGGACGTTTGTTGGCGGTCATTTTGATGTTTGTTGGAATTGGCATTATCGGAACCTTCACCAGCGCCATTTCTGCCTATTTCGCCTCCCGCAGGCGAGCACTGGAAGAAGACCATGTACTCGACATCGTCAATTCGATCAAAAAAATCGAAAAACTGACTGTAGAAGACCACCAGCTCATCCAGCGTTATTTGAAGAAAAAAATGGAATGA
- a CDS encoding zinc-finger domain-containing protein yields the protein MKKVSIINEIDEMLNTYCEGCFVKAQLRKDEGKTAAHRFCISECTVGTQLQFLGQELNKIGTGGK from the coding sequence ATGAAAAAAGTATCCATCATCAACGAAATCGATGAAATGCTCAATACGTATTGTGAAGGCTGCTTTGTCAAAGCCCAACTCCGCAAGGACGAAGGAAAAACGGCGGCGCACCGCTTTTGCATCAGCGAATGCACAGTCGGCACCCAATTGCAGTTTTTGGGGCAGGAATTAAATAAAATTGGCACGGGCGGTAAGTAA
- a CDS encoding conserved virulence factor C family protein → MKIVAIEPTPSPNTMKVIIDQELPFGKSHNYKKDQTEGAPKEVQQILEIDGVKGIYHVADFLAVERNAKSDWEGILADVRKVFGEGNGSEEELEIDEHFGEVYVHVQEFKGIPLQVKVFDSQSEERFAMPERFVQAMNKVMDPTDENFIFQRKWADYGVRYGEKEEIGKSIVEEIEAAYPDDRLVSLTSKTESNESAGKINKRRVSLEEFDAPDWETRFQLLGQLVEADLEDLPLLGKALEDDKMSIRRQAAIYLGDIDDEAVLPYAEQAMRDKSWAVRRTAGDTISDLGFEAFEPIMIETLQDKNKLVRWRAAMFLYETGTEKALPALKEAENDPEFEVKLQIKMAIARIEQGEEARGSVWKQMTEARQTMKDNK, encoded by the coding sequence TTGAAAATAGTAGCTATTGAACCGACACCAAGCCCGAATACGATGAAAGTGATCATCGATCAGGAATTGCCGTTCGGGAAAAGCCATAATTACAAGAAAGACCAGACAGAAGGCGCGCCGAAAGAAGTGCAGCAAATATTAGAAATCGATGGCGTCAAAGGCATCTACCATGTGGCAGATTTCCTAGCAGTCGAACGCAATGCGAAATCCGACTGGGAAGGCATTCTTGCGGATGTGCGTAAAGTCTTCGGCGAAGGCAATGGCTCCGAAGAAGAACTCGAGATCGATGAGCATTTCGGCGAAGTGTATGTCCATGTCCAGGAATTCAAAGGCATTCCGCTGCAAGTAAAAGTGTTCGATTCGCAGTCGGAAGAGCGCTTTGCGATGCCGGAACGGTTTGTGCAGGCGATGAACAAAGTCATGGATCCAACCGATGAAAACTTCATTTTCCAGCGCAAATGGGCAGATTACGGCGTCCGCTACGGCGAAAAAGAGGAAATCGGCAAAAGCATCGTCGAAGAAATCGAAGCGGCTTACCCCGATGACCGTTTGGTGTCTTTGACAAGCAAAACCGAATCGAATGAATCGGCTGGCAAAATCAACAAACGCAGAGTGTCGCTGGAAGAATTCGACGCACCGGATTGGGAGACACGCTTCCAATTGCTCGGGCAATTGGTTGAAGCGGATCTTGAAGATTTGCCGCTGTTAGGCAAGGCATTGGAAGACGACAAAATGTCGATCCGCCGCCAAGCAGCCATCTATCTCGGCGATATCGACGACGAAGCGGTCTTACCTTACGCTGAACAGGCGATGAGAGACAAGTCATGGGCGGTCCGCCGCACAGCTGGTGACACCATCAGCGACCTTGGCTTCGAAGCGTTCGAGCCGATCATGATCGAAACCTTGCAAGACAAGAATAAGCTCGTGCGCTGGCGTGCCGCGATGTTCTTGTATGAAACCGGGACAGAAAAAGCGCTTCCGGCACTTAAGGAAGCGGAAAATGACCCTGAGTTCGAAGTGAAGCTTCAGATCAAGATGGCGATTGCCCGCATCGAACAAGGCGAAGAAGCGCGCGGTTCGGTATGGAAGCAAATGACCGAAGCCCGCCAGACGATGAAAGACAATAAGTAA
- a CDS encoding ABC-F family ATP-binding cassette domain-containing protein has product MSHLHVTNLSKSVGVKTLFTNVEFSLYPGERAGLIGVNGTGKSTLLSILAGDLESDTMEMDHPKKYRITYLMQEPEFDESLTVLETVFSGDSPLLALNRSYERALQNMIADSGSEQLQEELMKIQEGMERENAWDINALAKTALTKLGIDMYDQQISELSGGQRKRVALAKALIEPADLILLDEPTNHLDAGSTEWLQETLLRMNSAMLFVTHDRYFLDAVSTHIFELADQTMYTHKGNYGDYLEARAVREEMAEATKQKMHNRFRSELKWIRRGAKARSTKQKARIQRFDQLSEDLQSTSDNTSLELSMQSQRLGKKIIEGENLGVSYGDHEIFHSFDFLLQGGDRIGIVGPNGAGKSTLMKLIAGDLEATSGTLDYGSTVKIAHFTQRLPEMDESQRMIEYIQEVSSDFEAEKGVRLSATQMLERFLFPSNAHGTLIGKLSGGERKRLYLLKLLMEKPNILLLDEPTNDLDIQTLSVLEDFLENFPGVVLTISHDRFFLDRIAKKLWTLGSGTVDEYQGLYTDWLKEKKPVVEPQAVTVANDAPAVEPVPQAPEKKKKMSFLEKKEYDGILDKIAEVEEKIEQTEAEMSKAGSDFDKLQELTNQIDAYTAQYDELIERWSYLQELAEA; this is encoded by the coding sequence ATGAGCCACTTACACGTAACAAACTTAAGCAAATCAGTGGGGGTCAAGACCCTCTTTACCAATGTCGAATTTTCATTGTATCCGGGAGAACGCGCCGGCTTGATCGGCGTCAACGGCACCGGCAAGTCGACTCTTTTGTCGATCCTCGCAGGGGATCTCGAATCCGACACGATGGAAATGGACCATCCGAAAAAATACCGGATTACCTACTTGATGCAGGAGCCTGAGTTCGATGAATCGTTGACCGTCCTTGAGACTGTCTTCTCCGGCGACTCGCCGCTGCTCGCGCTCAACCGCTCTTATGAAAGAGCGCTGCAAAACATGATTGCTGACTCTGGATCTGAACAATTGCAGGAAGAATTGATGAAAATCCAGGAAGGCATGGAACGCGAAAATGCCTGGGACATCAACGCCTTGGCGAAAACCGCCTTGACCAAACTTGGCATCGATATGTACGACCAGCAGATCAGTGAATTATCCGGCGGCCAGCGCAAACGCGTAGCACTTGCAAAAGCATTGATCGAACCAGCTGATTTAATTCTTTTGGATGAGCCGACCAACCATTTGGACGCAGGCTCTACGGAATGGCTGCAGGAAACACTTTTGCGCATGAACAGCGCCATGCTTTTCGTGACGCATGACCGCTACTTCCTTGACGCGGTCTCGACGCATATCTTTGAACTGGCGGATCAGACGATGTATACGCATAAAGGGAACTACGGCGATTATCTGGAAGCCAGAGCCGTGCGCGAAGAAATGGCCGAAGCGACCAAACAGAAGATGCACAACCGTTTCCGCTCAGAGCTGAAATGGATTCGCCGCGGTGCGAAAGCCCGCAGCACGAAACAAAAAGCGCGCATCCAGCGTTTTGACCAATTGTCGGAAGATCTGCAATCAACGTCCGATAATACGAGCCTTGAATTATCAATGCAGAGCCAGCGACTCGGCAAGAAGATTATTGAAGGGGAAAACTTGGGCGTTTCATACGGCGACCATGAAATTTTCCATTCGTTTGACTTCCTCTTGCAAGGCGGCGACCGCATTGGCATCGTCGGCCCGAATGGCGCAGGGAAATCGACACTTATGAAATTGATCGCTGGCGACTTGGAAGCGACAAGCGGCACGTTGGACTACGGCAGCACCGTCAAGATTGCCCATTTCACGCAGCGTTTGCCGGAAATGGACGAATCCCAGCGCATGATCGAGTACATCCAGGAAGTGTCGAGCGATTTTGAAGCGGAAAAAGGCGTACGCTTGTCCGCGACACAAATGCTTGAACGATTCCTGTTCCCGTCGAATGCACACGGTACTTTGATCGGCAAATTGTCAGGAGGCGAGCGCAAGCGCTTGTACTTACTGAAATTATTGATGGAAAAACCGAATATCTTATTGCTCGATGAGCCGACAAATGATTTGGATATCCAGACTTTATCTGTTTTAGAGGACTTTTTGGAGAATTTCCCGGGCGTTGTCTTGACCATTTCCCATGACCGCTTTTTCCTTGACCGAATTGCGAAAAAGCTATGGACGCTTGGCAGCGGCACTGTCGACGAGTACCAAGGACTCTATACGGACTGGCTGAAAGAAAAGAAGCCGGTAGTTGAGCCGCAAGCTGTTACTGTGGCAAATGACGCACCGGCTGTTGAACCTGTACCGCAGGCACCGGAAAAAAAGAAAAAGATGAGTTTCCTCGAGAAAAAGGAATATGACGGCATACTCGACAAAATCGCGGAAGTGGAAGAGAAGATCGAACAGACCGAGGCAGAAATGTCCAAAGCTGGGTCTGACTTTGATAAATTGCAGGAATTGACCAACCAAATCGATGCCTACACCGCCCAGTACGATGAATTGATCGAACGGTGGAGCTATCTGCAGGAACTGGCAGAAGCGTAA
- a CDS encoding cold-shock protein, which produces MHHGIVKWFNSEKGYGFIECDNGDDVFVHFTGIQGDGFRSLQEGAAVSFDIIDGNRGPQAANVVQDQP; this is translated from the coding sequence ATGCACCACGGAATTGTGAAATGGTTCAATTCAGAAAAAGGCTATGGCTTTATCGAATGTGACAACGGTGATGATGTTTTTGTCCATTTTACCGGCATCCAAGGTGATGGTTTTCGCTCGCTGCAAGAAGGCGCAGCCGTTTCGTTCGATATCATCGACGGCAATCGCGGGCCGCAAGCAGCAAACGTCGTGCAGGACCAACCATAA
- a CDS encoding HD domain-containing protein — translation MNPQVIADCRMKVKSIYEQFDASHDWQHIERVLENARHIAQAEGGDLALIELAVLLHDVSDPKYKKAGEDPEQEILLQLELTDKERSDIRSIIRTVSFKGGTNEEPETLEGRIVRDADRLDAIGAIGIARAFAYGGAKGRKLYNRNEQARTAMTENEYRNGDTSTVTHFYEKLLLLKERMVTDSGKQMAEERHRFMLSFLEQLQNETDGKK, via the coding sequence ATGAATCCCCAAGTAATAGCGGACTGCCGCATGAAAGTAAAAAGCATCTATGAACAGTTTGACGCGAGCCACGACTGGCAGCACATCGAGCGCGTGCTGGAGAACGCCCGCCATATTGCACAGGCAGAAGGCGGCGATCTGGCGCTGATCGAGCTTGCCGTGCTGTTGCATGACGTCTCCGATCCGAAATACAAAAAAGCAGGGGAAGACCCGGAACAAGAAATCCTCTTGCAGCTTGAGCTGACGGACAAAGAGCGCAGTGACATCCGCTCAATCATTCGGACCGTTTCCTTTAAAGGCGGGACGAACGAGGAGCCGGAAACGCTTGAAGGCAGAATCGTGAGGGATGCTGACCGGCTCGATGCCATTGGCGCCATCGGCATCGCCCGCGCCTTTGCCTACGGCGGCGCAAAAGGCCGCAAATTATATAACCGGAATGAACAAGCGCGCACAGCGATGACTGAAAACGAATACCGGAACGGCGATACGAGCACCGTGACGCATTTTTACGAAAAGCTTTTGCTTTTGAAAGAGCGCATGGTGACGGATAGCGGAAAGCAAATGGCTGAAGAACGCCACCGATTTATGCTATCCTTTCTAGAGCAACTACAAAACGAAACGGATGGGAAAAAATGA
- a CDS encoding VOC family protein, with protein MKPRISVITIGVDDLKRSLEFYRDGLGLPTEGIVGEEFDNGAVAFFDLQPGLKLAIWKRQDIAHETKVSIGPPSPTEFTLGHNVNSKAEVDAAIAQAEQAGAIITDPAHDTFWGGYSGHFQDPDGHLWEIVWNPAWGEVD; from the coding sequence ATGAAACCAAGAATCTCTGTCATTACCATTGGTGTGGATGATCTTAAGCGATCGCTGGAATTTTACCGAGACGGCCTGGGCTTACCGACAGAAGGAATTGTCGGGGAAGAGTTCGATAACGGAGCCGTGGCCTTTTTCGATCTACAGCCAGGGCTGAAACTTGCCATTTGGAAACGCCAAGACATCGCCCACGAAACGAAAGTATCGATTGGGCCGCCAAGTCCTACAGAATTCACTCTCGGCCATAACGTCAACAGCAAAGCCGAAGTCGATGCGGCAATTGCCCAGGCTGAACAAGCGGGAGCCATTATAACCGATCCGGCTCACGATACCTTTTGGGGCGGTTACTCTGGCCATTTCCAAGATCCGGACGGCCATTTATGGGAAATTGTATGGAATCCTGCATGGGGAGAAGTGGATTAA